From Primulina huaijiensis isolate GDHJ02 chromosome 15, ASM1229523v2, whole genome shotgun sequence, one genomic window encodes:
- the LOC140960254 gene encoding uncharacterized protein isoform X1, with product METESVFHIEDEKEVIFHGEDSTVDLNNEITCSSEPNDQVTKEKQHGCIISAAEVETLDNKSPNTIKCSKNNVLNTNNLAKNLSNSKGTAVFGRNTKPGLSKSPSFPARGRHSDVMKRSIELHPVKTDARQNHENGPKVESKYSKVDSSSGSSLNSSEKVSSPKAAGRRTTLPYSSSLRQSISVKHASANGTAPNLAPEVNGCRLIEKSAESGNNVSLPAKEDDAQSTTSSNATPRSQKNNIPIFRLEERAEKRKEFLSKIEEKIHAKEVEKSNLQARSKENQEAEIKQLRKSLTFKATPMPSFYKEPPAKVELKKLPTTRPISPKLGRNKGIASMSSNTHDNGGLHRGDAKSQKVPLRNSEKSNAILKKSIKNSIAKSQSRESSTPRKVKLAETEDLEETQNRPHCIVESLEEPIQEGGEVYR from the exons ATGGAGACCGAATCTGTGTTTCATATTGAGGATGAAAAAGAAGTTATCTTTCATGGAGAAGACTCAACTGTTGATCTAAACAACGAGATTACGTGTAGCAGTGAACCAAATGATCAGGTGACCAAAGAGAAACAACATGGTTGCATAATATCTGCGGCAGAAGTCGAAACTTTGGATAACAAATCACCAAATACGATCAAATGTTCTAAGAATAATGTCCTCAACACCAATAACTTGGCCAAGAATCTATCGAACTCAAAAGGAACAGCTGTGTTCGGACGAAACACGAAACCAGGTTTGAGTAAAAGCCCGTCATTCCCAGCTAGAGGCCGCCATTCTGATGTTATGAAACGAAGCATTGAGTTGCACCCGGTTAAAACAGATGCAAGGCAGAATCATGAAAACGGTCCAAAGGTGGAGTCCAAATATTCAAAAGTGGACTCAAGTTCTGGTTCAAGTTTGAACTCATCCGAGAAGGTGTCGTCTCCTAAGGCAGCTGGCAGAAGAACAACTTTACCATATAGTTCAAGCCTTCGTCAATCTATA TCTGTGAAACATGCATCCGCTAATGGTACTGCACCCAACTTAGCACCTGAAGT TAATGGTTGCAGATTGATTGAGAAAAGTGCAGAAAGTGGCAACAATGTTTCATTGCCCGCGAAGGAGGATGATGCTCAGTCCACCACTTCTTC AAATGCTACTCCTCGGTCACAGAAGAACAACATCCCCATCTTTAGGTTGGAGGAGCGAGCTGAAAAACGAAAAGAG TTCTTATCAAAGATAGAAGAGAAGATACATGCCAAGGAAGTGGAGAAAAGTAACTTGCAAGCACGATCAAAG GAAAATCAAGAGGCAGAAATAAAGCAACTGAGAAAGAGTTTGACGTTTAAAGCTACACCTATGCCAAGTTTCTACAAAGAACCCCCTGCAAAAGTTGAGCTCAAGAAG TTGCCGACTACTCGTCCGATATCGCCCAAGCTAGGAAGGAACAAGGGAATTGCCTCCATGTCTAGCAACACCCACGACAATGGTGGCTTGCATAGAGGTGATGCCAAATCACAAAAGGTTCCCTTAAGAAACAGTGAAAAGAGCAACGCTATTTTGAAGAAATCCATCAAGAACTCTATAGCCAAGTCTCAATCTCGTGAATCCTCGACTCCAAGAAAGGTGAAACTTGCTGAGACAGAAGACTTGGAAGAAACACAAAATCGGCCTCATTGCATTGTAGAATCGCTCGAGGAGCCAATACAGGAAGGGGGTGAAGTCTACCGATGA
- the LOC140960254 gene encoding uncharacterized protein isoform X2: protein METESVFHIEDEKEVIFHGEDSTVDLNNEITCSSEPNDQVTKEKQHGCIISAAEVETLDNKSPNTIKCSKNNVLNTNNLAKNLSNSKGTAVFGRNTKPGLSKSPSFPARGRHSDVMKRSIELHPVKTDARQNHENGPKVESKYSKVDSSSGSSLNSSEKVSSPKAAGRRTTLPYSSSLRQSISVKHASANGTAPNLAPEVLIEKSAESGNNVSLPAKEDDAQSTTSSNATPRSQKNNIPIFRLEERAEKRKEFLSKIEEKIHAKEVEKSNLQARSKENQEAEIKQLRKSLTFKATPMPSFYKEPPAKVELKKLPTTRPISPKLGRNKGIASMSSNTHDNGGLHRGDAKSQKVPLRNSEKSNAILKKSIKNSIAKSQSRESSTPRKVKLAETEDLEETQNRPHCIVESLEEPIQEGGEVYR, encoded by the exons ATGGAGACCGAATCTGTGTTTCATATTGAGGATGAAAAAGAAGTTATCTTTCATGGAGAAGACTCAACTGTTGATCTAAACAACGAGATTACGTGTAGCAGTGAACCAAATGATCAGGTGACCAAAGAGAAACAACATGGTTGCATAATATCTGCGGCAGAAGTCGAAACTTTGGATAACAAATCACCAAATACGATCAAATGTTCTAAGAATAATGTCCTCAACACCAATAACTTGGCCAAGAATCTATCGAACTCAAAAGGAACAGCTGTGTTCGGACGAAACACGAAACCAGGTTTGAGTAAAAGCCCGTCATTCCCAGCTAGAGGCCGCCATTCTGATGTTATGAAACGAAGCATTGAGTTGCACCCGGTTAAAACAGATGCAAGGCAGAATCATGAAAACGGTCCAAAGGTGGAGTCCAAATATTCAAAAGTGGACTCAAGTTCTGGTTCAAGTTTGAACTCATCCGAGAAGGTGTCGTCTCCTAAGGCAGCTGGCAGAAGAACAACTTTACCATATAGTTCAAGCCTTCGTCAATCTATA TCTGTGAAACATGCATCCGCTAATGGTACTGCACCCAACTTAGCACCTGAAGT ATTGATTGAGAAAAGTGCAGAAAGTGGCAACAATGTTTCATTGCCCGCGAAGGAGGATGATGCTCAGTCCACCACTTCTTC AAATGCTACTCCTCGGTCACAGAAGAACAACATCCCCATCTTTAGGTTGGAGGAGCGAGCTGAAAAACGAAAAGAG TTCTTATCAAAGATAGAAGAGAAGATACATGCCAAGGAAGTGGAGAAAAGTAACTTGCAAGCACGATCAAAG GAAAATCAAGAGGCAGAAATAAAGCAACTGAGAAAGAGTTTGACGTTTAAAGCTACACCTATGCCAAGTTTCTACAAAGAACCCCCTGCAAAAGTTGAGCTCAAGAAG TTGCCGACTACTCGTCCGATATCGCCCAAGCTAGGAAGGAACAAGGGAATTGCCTCCATGTCTAGCAACACCCACGACAATGGTGGCTTGCATAGAGGTGATGCCAAATCACAAAAGGTTCCCTTAAGAAACAGTGAAAAGAGCAACGCTATTTTGAAGAAATCCATCAAGAACTCTATAGCCAAGTCTCAATCTCGTGAATCCTCGACTCCAAGAAAGGTGAAACTTGCTGAGACAGAAGACTTGGAAGAAACACAAAATCGGCCTCATTGCATTGTAGAATCGCTCGAGGAGCCAATACAGGAAGGGGGTGAAGTCTACCGATGA
- the LOC140958552 gene encoding dihydroneopterin aldolase 2-like isoform X1, whose protein sequence is MTSPGHEMPKGDKLVLRGLKFHGYHGVKPEERVLGQKFLIEVDAWMDLRAAGNSDDLSDTISYTAIYRIVKEIVEGTPRNLVEYVAELIACTTLGKFPRISAVRVQVGKPHVAVIGPVDYLGVEIIRYRINRGLS, encoded by the exons ATGACGTCACCCGGCCATG AAATGCCAAAGGGAGACAAGCTTGTGTTGAGGGGTTTAAAGTTCCATGGGTACCACGGGGTAAAGCCCGAAGAACGGGTGTTGGGTCagaaattcttgatagaagttgaTGCCTGGATGGATCTTCGAGCTGCCGGTAATTCGGATGACCTATCAGATACCATCAGTTATACTGCTATATATCG CATAGTTAAAGAAATCGTCGAGGGTACACCTCGCAATCTTGTCGAATACGTAGCTGAACTGATAGCTTGCACAACCTTGGGCAAGTTCCCCCGGATATCTGCCGTTCGCGTGCAGGTGGGAAAACCACATGTTGCTGTGATTGGTCCTGTTGACTACCTTGGCGTCGAGATTATTAGATATAGGATAAACCGAGGGCTGAGCTAA
- the LOC140959654 gene encoding uncharacterized protein isoform X2, giving the protein MERKGDISDYRSNLDKTLASPDLTNDETIKILLKNQILESSDFQFEEYLDNVVERKSKEVSKFLEMLRSATKSSSKDIHRGWKVKEDTEEFRVMYREGPEGTPFHSLLVEGYVDGPLDVCLCISWESDLYQKWWPQIAIPTFKVVSSQCLRRVRTGENISLVRMKVSWPLSSREALIHGFAFEYFQDGLLVVLLNSISDSEVIDIRTHGFTRDGIPNAQDVVRIDLVGGFAIQKVTADRSFFRTIANMDLKLDFVPPALINFISRQLVGSGFKLYKKEVASVSEGGEKFLEALKDPLYSRIREALFMGNTSVESPEQENLKQSTSIELEQQGTKEFEHNHSESNNGRDDSLIASKYVVNVDRNTSDEIEEFEENSTKGSKSLLENIQKSCDDSSREITERAGKEIVTGQEVEQISVTTHEIAENLKTKNVIISSEVEQALETLEKIIYMYRETNGNQGIFHPKIHTRANLEKHGVEESLCSEADRMFRISENCESSRTGPTETTSQELRNNSDHHASRLEKSTPYSKGTNQSHDAPASHDESFSHTKHVASGSFMDQKTGSPLSEKMTESHTMNASINKTNGHIKTKTRNKKRYRYCCFHSISGN; this is encoded by the exons ATGGAGAGGAAAGGTGATATATCTGATTATAGAAGCAATCTGGATAAGACCTTAGCATCTCCTGACTTGacaaatgatgagacaattaaGATCCTTCTGAAGAATCAAATTTTAGAATCATCAGATTTTCAGTTCGAAG AATATCTGGATAACGTGGTGGAAAGAAAAAGCAAGGAAGTTTCTAAATTCCTAGAAATGTTGAGGAGTGCGACAAAATCAAGCAGCAAGGATATACATCGTGGCTGGAAA GTAAAAGAAGACACGGAAGAATTTCGAGTTATGTATCGAGAAGGACCAGAGGGCACTCCATTTCATTCACTGCTTGTTGAAGGCTATGTGGATGGACCTCTCGATGTTT GTCTATGTATTTCATGGGAGTCAGACCTGTATCAAAAATG GTGGCCTCAAATTGCGATTCCCACATTCAAAGTCGTCTCTTCCCAATGTTTGCGAAGAGTTAGAACCGGTGAAAACATATCATTGGTGAG GATGAAGGTTTCATGGCCACTTTCCAGTAGAGAGGCTCTAATACATGGTTTTGCATTTGAGTATTTCCAGGATGGTCTACTCGTGGTGCTTCTCAACTCg ATCTCCGACTCAGAGGTGATTGATATTCGTACTCATGGGTTCACTCGAGATGGGATACCTAATGCACAGGATGTAGTAAGAATAGACTTGGTGGGAGGCTTTGCTATACAGAAAGTTACTGCAGATAGAAGCTTCTTCAG GACAATTGCGAACATGGATCTCAAGTTGGACTTCGTTCCTCCGGCATTAATCAATTTTATCTCGAGGCAGCTTGTAGGTAGTGGTTTTAAGCTCTATAAAAAG GAAGTTGCTTCTGTTTCTGAAGGCGGCGAAAAATTTTTAGAGGCCTTGAAAGATCCCTTGTACTCTCGTATCCGCGAGGCTCTTTTTATGGGAAATACATCAGTTGAATCCCCTGAACAAGAAAATCTGAAACAAAGCACGTCCATTGAGCTTGAACAACAAGGGACAAAAGAATTTGAACATAATCATTCTGAGTCGAATAATGGTCGTGATGACTCTCTTATTGCCTCAAAGTACGTAGTGAATGTAGATCGAAATACAAGTGATGAAATCGAAGAGTTTGAGGAAAACAGTACTAAAGGAAGCAAATCATTACTCGAGAATATTCAGAAATCTTGTGATGATTCAAGTAGAGAAATTACGGAAAGGGCTGGCAAGGAAATTGTTACAGGCCAGGAGGTAGAACAAATTTCAGTAACAACCCATGAAATTGCAGAAAATTTAAAGACAAAGAATGTGATTATCAGTTCAGAGGTTGAACAAGCTCTCGAAACATTGGAAAAGATCATTTATATGTATCGGGAGACTAACGGTAACCAGGGAATATTTCATCCCAAAATCCATACAAGAGCGAATTTAGAGAAACATGGTGTGGAAGAATCTCTGTGCTCCGAAGCTGATCGAATGTTCAGAATAAGCGAGAATTGTGAATCCTCAAGAACGGGACCAACAGAAACGACCTCACAAGAACTCAGAAACAACTCTGACCATCATGCTTCCAG GCTTGAAAAGTCCACACCTTACTCAAAGGGAACAAACCAAAGCCACGATGCCCCAGCTTCACATGATGAATCCTTCTCTCACACCAAGCATGTTGCTTCAGGCTCTTTTATGGACCAGAAAACTGGATCACCACTCAGCGAGAAGATGACTGAGAGTCACACCATGAATGCTAGTATAAACAAGACGAATGGACATATCAAGACTAAGACAAGAAACAAGAAGAGATATCGATATTGTTGCTTCCATTCCATTTCTGGGAACTAA
- the LOC140958552 gene encoding dihydroneopterin aldolase 1-like isoform X2, which produces MAKMPKGDKLVLRGLKFHGYHGVKPEERVLGQKFLIEVDAWMDLRAAGNSDDLSDTISYTAIYRIVKEIVEGTPRNLVEYVAELIACTTLGKFPRISAVRVQVGKPHVAVIGPVDYLGVEIIRYRINRGLS; this is translated from the exons ATGGCGA AAATGCCAAAGGGAGACAAGCTTGTGTTGAGGGGTTTAAAGTTCCATGGGTACCACGGGGTAAAGCCCGAAGAACGGGTGTTGGGTCagaaattcttgatagaagttgaTGCCTGGATGGATCTTCGAGCTGCCGGTAATTCGGATGACCTATCAGATACCATCAGTTATACTGCTATATATCG CATAGTTAAAGAAATCGTCGAGGGTACACCTCGCAATCTTGTCGAATACGTAGCTGAACTGATAGCTTGCACAACCTTGGGCAAGTTCCCCCGGATATCTGCCGTTCGCGTGCAGGTGGGAAAACCACATGTTGCTGTGATTGGTCCTGTTGACTACCTTGGCGTCGAGATTATTAGATATAGGATAAACCGAGGGCTGAGCTAA
- the LOC140960451 gene encoding sucrose-phosphatase 2-like isoform X1, with protein MDRLSGAARVMIVSDLDHTMVDHHDPENLSLLRFNALWESKYRENSLLVFSTGRSPTLYKELRKEKPMLTPDITILSVGTEITYGNSMVPDEGWVEFLNHKWDRNIVSEETKKFYELKLQSETEQRLHKVSFYVQKDKAQEIMKALSTRLEARGLDVKIIYSGGIDLDILPQGAGKGQALAYLLKKFKAAGKMPDNTLACGDSGNDAELFSIPDIHGVMVSNAQEELLQWHAANAKGNPKIIHATERCAAGIIQAIGHFNLGPSTSPRDVTDLSDSKMENFDPAYEVVKFYIFYERWRRAEVQSLELYLANLKAVCSPSGIFIHPSGIEQSLHDCVNLLKTCSGDKQGAKFRVWVDQVLPLQIGSDSWLVKFKKWEQLGEERKCCLTTVLLSSKDMSVAEGLTWMHVHQTWFDGVGQNGHTDWLF; from the exons ATGGACAGGCTTTCTGGTGCTGCACGCGTCATGattgtctcggatcttgaccataCGATG GTTGACCATCATGATCCCGAGAATCTCTCTCTTCTTAGATTCAATGCCTTGTGGGAATCCAAGTATCGTGAAAATTCTTTGTTGGTGTTTTCAACTGGAAGGTCACCCACACTATACAAGGAGCTAAGGAAAGAGAAGCCAATGCTAACTCCTGATATCACAATATTGTCTGTTGGAACTGAAATAACATATGGAAACTCTATGGTACCAGATGAAGGCTGGGTTGaattcttaaatcataaatggGACAGAAACATAGTATCTGAAGagacaaaaaaattttatgaactTAAACTTCAG TCGGAAACAGAGCAACGGTTACACAAAGTAAGCTTTTATGTTCAGAAAGACAAGGCTCAGGAGATTATGAAGGCTCTTTCAACGCGCTTGGAAGCACGTGGG TTGGATGTCAAAATAATTTACAGTGGGGGAATAGACCTGGACATACTGCCACAAGGTGCTGGCAAAGGGCAGGCACTTGCTTATTTGCTTAAAAAATTCAAGGCTGCGGGAAAAATGCCTGACAATACACTTGCTTGTGGCGACTCTGGAAATGATGCTGAACTCTTTAGCATTCCAGACATACATGGTGTCATG GTGAGTAATGCCCAGGAAGAATTATTGCAGTGGCATGCTGCCAATGCAAAGGGTAATCCTAAAATTATACATGCAACGGAGAGATGTGCGGCTGGTATTATACAAGCTATTGGTCATTTTAACCTTGGTCCAAGCACATCTCCGAGAGATGTTACAGATCTGTCCGACTCTAAGATGGAGAACTTTGATCCTGCTTATGAAGTTGTGAAGTTTTACATATTTTATGAGAGATGGAGACGCGCTGAAGTTCAAAGTTTGGAGCTGTATTTAGCAAATCTGAAAGCAGTTTGT TCACCATCCGGAATTTTTATTCACCCATCTGGCATCGAGCAATCTCTTCATGACTGTGTAAACTTGCTTAAAACGTGTTCCGGTGACAAACAAGGGGCAAAGTTCCGGGTTTGGGTGGATCAGGTTTTACCCTTACAGATTGGTTCAGACTCATGGCTAGTGAAATTCAAGAAATGGGAGCAACTTG GCGAAGAGCGAAAATGCTGTCTCACCACTGTTTTATTAAGCTCTAAG GATATGAGTGTTGCAGAAGGACTTACTTGGATGCATGTCCACCAGACATGGTTTGATGGGGTAGGGCAAAACGGTCATACAGACTGGCTATTCTAG
- the LOC140960451 gene encoding sucrose-phosphatase 2-like isoform X2: MLTPDITILSVGTEITYGNSMVPDEGWVEFLNHKWDRNIVSEETKKFYELKLQSETEQRLHKVSFYVQKDKAQEIMKALSTRLEARGLDVKIIYSGGIDLDILPQGAGKGQALAYLLKKFKAAGKMPDNTLACGDSGNDAELFSIPDIHGVMVSNAQEELLQWHAANAKGNPKIIHATERCAAGIIQAIGHFNLGPSTSPRDVTDLSDSKMENFDPAYEVVKFYIFYERWRRAEVQSLELYLANLKAVCSPSGIFIHPSGIEQSLHDCVNLLKTCSGDKQGAKFRVWVDQVLPLQIGSDSWLVKFKKWEQLGEERKCCLTTVLLSSKDMSVAEGLTWMHVHQTWFDGVGQNGHTDWLF; this comes from the exons ATGCTAACTCCTGATATCACAATATTGTCTGTTGGAACTGAAATAACATATGGAAACTCTATGGTACCAGATGAAGGCTGGGTTGaattcttaaatcataaatggGACAGAAACATAGTATCTGAAGagacaaaaaaattttatgaactTAAACTTCAG TCGGAAACAGAGCAACGGTTACACAAAGTAAGCTTTTATGTTCAGAAAGACAAGGCTCAGGAGATTATGAAGGCTCTTTCAACGCGCTTGGAAGCACGTGGG TTGGATGTCAAAATAATTTACAGTGGGGGAATAGACCTGGACATACTGCCACAAGGTGCTGGCAAAGGGCAGGCACTTGCTTATTTGCTTAAAAAATTCAAGGCTGCGGGAAAAATGCCTGACAATACACTTGCTTGTGGCGACTCTGGAAATGATGCTGAACTCTTTAGCATTCCAGACATACATGGTGTCATG GTGAGTAATGCCCAGGAAGAATTATTGCAGTGGCATGCTGCCAATGCAAAGGGTAATCCTAAAATTATACATGCAACGGAGAGATGTGCGGCTGGTATTATACAAGCTATTGGTCATTTTAACCTTGGTCCAAGCACATCTCCGAGAGATGTTACAGATCTGTCCGACTCTAAGATGGAGAACTTTGATCCTGCTTATGAAGTTGTGAAGTTTTACATATTTTATGAGAGATGGAGACGCGCTGAAGTTCAAAGTTTGGAGCTGTATTTAGCAAATCTGAAAGCAGTTTGT TCACCATCCGGAATTTTTATTCACCCATCTGGCATCGAGCAATCTCTTCATGACTGTGTAAACTTGCTTAAAACGTGTTCCGGTGACAAACAAGGGGCAAAGTTCCGGGTTTGGGTGGATCAGGTTTTACCCTTACAGATTGGTTCAGACTCATGGCTAGTGAAATTCAAGAAATGGGAGCAACTTG GCGAAGAGCGAAAATGCTGTCTCACCACTGTTTTATTAAGCTCTAAG GATATGAGTGTTGCAGAAGGACTTACTTGGATGCATGTCCACCAGACATGGTTTGATGGGGTAGGGCAAAACGGTCATACAGACTGGCTATTCTAG
- the LOC140959654 gene encoding uncharacterized protein isoform X1 translates to MERKGDISDYRSNLDKTLASPDLTNDETIKILLKNQILESSDFQFEVTLHSEYLDNVVERKSKEVSKFLEMLRSATKSSSKDIHRGWKVKEDTEEFRVMYREGPEGTPFHSLLVEGYVDGPLDVCLCISWESDLYQKWWPQIAIPTFKVVSSQCLRRVRTGENISLVRMKVSWPLSSREALIHGFAFEYFQDGLLVVLLNSISDSEVIDIRTHGFTRDGIPNAQDVVRIDLVGGFAIQKVTADRSFFRTIANMDLKLDFVPPALINFISRQLVGSGFKLYKKEVASVSEGGEKFLEALKDPLYSRIREALFMGNTSVESPEQENLKQSTSIELEQQGTKEFEHNHSESNNGRDDSLIASKYVVNVDRNTSDEIEEFEENSTKGSKSLLENIQKSCDDSSREITERAGKEIVTGQEVEQISVTTHEIAENLKTKNVIISSEVEQALETLEKIIYMYRETNGNQGIFHPKIHTRANLEKHGVEESLCSEADRMFRISENCESSRTGPTETTSQELRNNSDHHASRLEKSTPYSKGTNQSHDAPASHDESFSHTKHVASGSFMDQKTGSPLSEKMTESHTMNASINKTNGHIKTKTRNKKRYRYCCFHSISGN, encoded by the exons ATGGAGAGGAAAGGTGATATATCTGATTATAGAAGCAATCTGGATAAGACCTTAGCATCTCCTGACTTGacaaatgatgagacaattaaGATCCTTCTGAAGAATCAAATTTTAGAATCATCAGATTTTCAGTTCGAAG TTACATTACATTCAGAATATCTGGATAACGTGGTGGAAAGAAAAAGCAAGGAAGTTTCTAAATTCCTAGAAATGTTGAGGAGTGCGACAAAATCAAGCAGCAAGGATATACATCGTGGCTGGAAA GTAAAAGAAGACACGGAAGAATTTCGAGTTATGTATCGAGAAGGACCAGAGGGCACTCCATTTCATTCACTGCTTGTTGAAGGCTATGTGGATGGACCTCTCGATGTTT GTCTATGTATTTCATGGGAGTCAGACCTGTATCAAAAATG GTGGCCTCAAATTGCGATTCCCACATTCAAAGTCGTCTCTTCCCAATGTTTGCGAAGAGTTAGAACCGGTGAAAACATATCATTGGTGAG GATGAAGGTTTCATGGCCACTTTCCAGTAGAGAGGCTCTAATACATGGTTTTGCATTTGAGTATTTCCAGGATGGTCTACTCGTGGTGCTTCTCAACTCg ATCTCCGACTCAGAGGTGATTGATATTCGTACTCATGGGTTCACTCGAGATGGGATACCTAATGCACAGGATGTAGTAAGAATAGACTTGGTGGGAGGCTTTGCTATACAGAAAGTTACTGCAGATAGAAGCTTCTTCAG GACAATTGCGAACATGGATCTCAAGTTGGACTTCGTTCCTCCGGCATTAATCAATTTTATCTCGAGGCAGCTTGTAGGTAGTGGTTTTAAGCTCTATAAAAAG GAAGTTGCTTCTGTTTCTGAAGGCGGCGAAAAATTTTTAGAGGCCTTGAAAGATCCCTTGTACTCTCGTATCCGCGAGGCTCTTTTTATGGGAAATACATCAGTTGAATCCCCTGAACAAGAAAATCTGAAACAAAGCACGTCCATTGAGCTTGAACAACAAGGGACAAAAGAATTTGAACATAATCATTCTGAGTCGAATAATGGTCGTGATGACTCTCTTATTGCCTCAAAGTACGTAGTGAATGTAGATCGAAATACAAGTGATGAAATCGAAGAGTTTGAGGAAAACAGTACTAAAGGAAGCAAATCATTACTCGAGAATATTCAGAAATCTTGTGATGATTCAAGTAGAGAAATTACGGAAAGGGCTGGCAAGGAAATTGTTACAGGCCAGGAGGTAGAACAAATTTCAGTAACAACCCATGAAATTGCAGAAAATTTAAAGACAAAGAATGTGATTATCAGTTCAGAGGTTGAACAAGCTCTCGAAACATTGGAAAAGATCATTTATATGTATCGGGAGACTAACGGTAACCAGGGAATATTTCATCCCAAAATCCATACAAGAGCGAATTTAGAGAAACATGGTGTGGAAGAATCTCTGTGCTCCGAAGCTGATCGAATGTTCAGAATAAGCGAGAATTGTGAATCCTCAAGAACGGGACCAACAGAAACGACCTCACAAGAACTCAGAAACAACTCTGACCATCATGCTTCCAG GCTTGAAAAGTCCACACCTTACTCAAAGGGAACAAACCAAAGCCACGATGCCCCAGCTTCACATGATGAATCCTTCTCTCACACCAAGCATGTTGCTTCAGGCTCTTTTATGGACCAGAAAACTGGATCACCACTCAGCGAGAAGATGACTGAGAGTCACACCATGAATGCTAGTATAAACAAGACGAATGGACATATCAAGACTAAGACAAGAAACAAGAAGAGATATCGATATTGTTGCTTCCATTCCATTTCTGGGAACTAA